In Cytobacillus sp. IB215665, a single window of DNA contains:
- a CDS encoding GNAT family N-acetyltransferase: protein MLFQKGKLKVRQLELKDNILLAKWLSNPIVLKYYEGRDNPFNVEKVNMKFYNRLNGVTGCIVEFEGVEIGYIQFYELDDETRKAYDYVEISERIYGMDQFIGEVEYWNKGIGTLLVRSMVKFLCEIKQAHRVVMDPQTWNDRAIRCYEKCGFNKVKMLPKHEFHEGEYRDCWLIEYKHN from the coding sequence GTGTTATTTCAAAAAGGGAAGTTAAAAGTTCGTCAACTAGAATTAAAAGATAATATATTATTAGCTAAATGGCTTTCTAACCCTATCGTTCTCAAATATTATGAAGGCAGAGATAACCCATTTAATGTTGAAAAAGTAAACATGAAGTTTTATAACAGGCTTAACGGTGTAACAGGTTGTATCGTAGAGTTTGAAGGAGTTGAGATTGGCTACATTCAATTTTATGAATTAGATGATGAAACAAGAAAAGCTTACGATTATGTAGAAATTAGTGAACGTATTTATGGTATGGATCAGTTTATTGGAGAAGTAGAATACTGGAATAAAGGTATTGGTACGCTGCTCGTACGGTCTATGGTCAAGTTCTTATGTGAAATAAAGCAAGCACATAGAGTAGTAATGGATCCTCAAACGTGGAATGACAGAGCCATTCGTTGTTATGAAAAATGTGGTTTTAACAAGGTGAAAATGTTACCTAAACATGAATTCCATGAAGGCGAGTATCGAGACTGCTGGCTAATTGAATATAAACATAATTAA